The DNA sequence AATTGCTTCAGTGACTCGAAGCTAACCTACTATATTGTGTGTTTAATGTCTACACTGTAGATGGCACTTGTCAACTAACAATTGACACAAGCCGCACTGGAGGCCTGTGACACAGGATGTGGACTGGGCTCCAGGCCCCGTGGCAGGTTTGAGGACAGGCTGCAGGTGCATGTGGAGCAGTGTGCACTTGCAGCACAGAAGTACAGGGCAGAGTCTCCAGGCCGGGTGTCTGTGATGTGCAGGGAGAAGTGTTTGGTTTTCTTATCCTGTAAAACGATCAGTCTTTTCTCCTGCTTTCTTTCCACGGGTGAACGAATGTCAATAATGAGTTGAGGATGCTCTCTAGGTCCTTGCTTATACCAAGGGAAGTAGTACAATGTACTGTCTCCATAAGTGCAGTTGATGACAGTGTTGGCTCCCTCCTGGACTTTCAGGGTGGAAGGATGCTGCTCCACCTGCTCACCTTGGATCATCCCTATGCAGGAagatgaaaagaaaggagaaaggttgTCAGGTTATCACTGTCCAGGTTGCTCTTTTTCTGCAGTCATTAGAGAAAACCTGACTAATATAGAGTTCCTGGATGTCTCAGACATGCCCACTGAGTATTCTGTGGTCCTAAAATCTTAACTCACCATCCAGCTGCAGCCACAGAAACATGAATAAAGTAGGAGCATGTGTCTTCATTGTTCTTCCAATTAAATTAAGATCCAGTGTAGATTATGATGATTTCCAGGTCAGCTATAGCTACTAGGGTGTTGTTCTTTCTCAGTAACAATTCTACCTCTTGAGTCATCCACTCAGCCTTAAGAAAAAAGCTGGGCTTCTGTCCTAAGCCTGCACAATCAGCACAAGGAAGTGAATCCTCTGCATACTCCCCAGCAGCTGAGATCTACTACCACCTTGTGGTTGTACCAGTGAGGCTGCTGCTTAAGTGTTCTCTGACCTGTGAGGGACTCAGACACATGAAACAGCAATATGTTATATCAAGTGTATTCTACTACTGAGGTATTAAGAATGGTATTTTATACACTAGTGAGGCTGTTTATGAGATTTAAATCTAACACAGCATATGTATAATGTttcatataaaatgtatatataatattttcatatataaattcatatgtaatatattcatgtatgtgtgtgtgtaacaacattTCTTCTGTCTAGAACTGTATTTACTAATCCACTCCCATATCCCAGAATGCTCAGATCATTTATCAAGcaactctttcttttttgaagacaCACACTTAAATCAATAATTGTCCTGGAGAGTTATGGCATTCAGGAAAAGGCTTTTTCAGGTCTCTCATGGGCTTTCAGTGGCAATGTTATTCCACTTCAGTGAGTTCTTGTTGACAATGCAGATATGATGTCTTTATGCGTGCATCTTTCCTTCCAGAGAAGTTGACCTGGAATCAAAAATACACACAGCTACTCTTAGGAACATTCTCAGATGTGGGGATGTCACCATCCATGTTACTCACTCCCACAGCATCTACACTGAATCACTGATAGAAGAGCAGTGATGGATTCCCTGGAGAATCTACCAAACCTTGCAATAAACCcatctctcctccttcctgtggACCCTTCCAGCACCCCTGTTCTAGTCCATTGCCTTTCCTTCCTGTCAACTGTGAACAAGCCACAAACATTGTGTAACTGTGAACCCAGTGTACACACAggcttgggaagcagaaggccgTCTTTACTgtccttcctgtcttccatttCAGTTCCCCTGGTgccatctccagccctgtaacAGACCACTCACCTGTCATCTCACTCTTCCTCCATTCACTGAGACTCAGCAGACCCTTGCTGCATTTCCTTTCCTAACTCACTCATACTGTTTTGTGTCACATGACAGTAGAGACATTCCACCTGAGAGCCTGGtggcataaaaaataataaaataccctTGATCAACTCTAATCCTGTAAATGAAAAACTTgtataataacaattttaaaacactgaagaaggAAATAGAAGATATCAGATAATGAAAAGACCCCCCATGTTCATGAATTATTAGGATTAATACAGTGAAAGTCACCACCTTCCCaaaacatttgacagattcagtgcaatctttGTCAAttcaaacacaattcttcacagtaatagaaaattaaaaacaaaaatttcagctttatatggaaacacacactaCTTAGGATAGATTAAAacatgaataataaaagaactgcttaATGTATCACCACCTCAGATTTCAAGTTGTGCTGCAGAGTAATAGTCAGAAAAACAGGATGGTATTTGCATAAATAAATTGACATGCTCATCAGTGGAttagaatcaaagacccagacataagtccacacacctatgaacacctggttTGATCAAGAGGCCCAAAATACCACACACCAgcaaaaagacagcatcttcaacagatggCTGTGGTCAAATTGAATGGCTACATGTAAAAGAATATAAACAGAATAATTTTTACtgccctgtacaaaactcaagtccaaatgcaCCAAGGACAAGAACATCCATCCAGATACTCTGAATCTAATAAATAGAAATGGGGAATAATGttgaactcattggtacaggAAGAGACTTTTTGAACAGGATACTAATAGCACAGTCACTGTATTGCCAGTACATTCtcatcaggaccaccagccctcaaataatgatacagagtcttattattaattatgaaagattggcttcagcttaggcttgttcttaactagttcttataactgaaattaacccatgttttttaatctatgttcttccatgtggcttgttacctcatctccatactggCCATCCTGTTTCCTCCAACTCTGGCTGCTGaccctgtctttcttcttccagaagttcactctctgcctggaagttatgcctgttctctcctgcctagctattgactgtttagCTTTATATTACACATATAGACATAATGTTATTATGAATACTACAATGAATATCAAatagcaagtgtctctgtaacaGAATATAGAGTCCTATATGCATATTCACCAgtatgctggtgaagatgtagtttaaggggaacactcatccattgcagTTGAGAGTGCAAACTTTACTCACTATGGACATAAGTATGGTGGTTCTTCAGAAAGacgggaatagatctacctcaagattcagctagATCACTTTTGGACATATACTCATAGGACTCTATATTCtgttacagagacacttgctcattgATATTCATTGTAGTATTCATAATAACAAAAATTGCAAGcagtctagatgtccatcaagaGATGGATAGATAATGGAAATGTGGGACATTTCTACAATGAAATATCACTCATCTATTAAgctatgaaattcacaggtaaatttATGGAGCTATAAAAAataatcttgagtgaggtaaccacaACTACAAAcaacaaatatagtatgtattctcTGACATTTGGATTCTAGCTTTTAAGCCTTCAATAGGCTTTCCACAATCTGTATACCTGCAGAAGTAAGGGATAGagtaggagagaaggaaggatttcCTGAATAGGTGAAAAATAGAATAGCTAGTAAAGAGATGGGCTTGGAGGGGTGGAATAGAAAGATTaaacagaaaggaggagggaacagAAAATAAGGGAggagatatatagagagaaagcACAAACAGCACATTCTGAGAGGTTGTATAGAAACCTACTACAggagaatattatatatatatacatacatacatacatatatattcctaatataatatatattatattcttaATATAATGCACATGTATTATATAAATCAATGAAATAACCAAATAACAGGGAAACAAAGCACCAACTAGACATTTCCTACAACAAGTGAAAACTCCAGTGCCAAGAAAGGTGTCatctgagttgttggccaaaggggacCCATGGAAATTTTCAACAACTCAGGTTATTACCAAGAccattggttgctctccacaaactgatggtaaagtACTGTTGTTGTAAACAATATCTACAaatctcattgaacatgaagaaattGAGCTGGTTCCTAAATAAATCATTTACTCCTATGAACTTGTGTTCATGGTTTAGGAAGATACTCTGAATGCTACCataggagaaaggtaaacaccaacccagctataaatcctttgatctacaatggtgaacTCCATACATGATACACTGGTATGATAATGGCACAAGTAATATTGGAGTGACCAACTACATTCTTAATGggcttaagacccactccatgagatggaatccatgcaTGCCTGATACTGCTCTTGTagccaagaacttgagactagataggctGTGGACTTAAGGGAAAACCAAATATCATTTTTCTCCTAAACATACATAGCAACATAATGACTTATAATGActttctgctatacccatagatcaatgttttgttcagccatcatcagggaagcttctacttgcagtagatgggaacaaacacataGATTCACAATTCCTCAAgtggaaaatatacagagaacagagaatgagagaccttgtctccgtTAAACTTCTTCCCTCAGGATTCTGGGAATATTatagaagaagaagcagaaaatgtCTAAGAGCCAGTGGCGATGGAAGGCACTAAGAAAATAATGCCCTCCAGTTGCAATAAGACTGGCTCACATTTGAACTCATAGATGGTGACAACACAGAAAGTCTCACACAGGTCCTATGCAGAtgtagtcccagtgctgagaaggggaagtggacatcaTCCCCCATACCTAACCAAGAAGTTATatcctgaatgtagccattatgagatCATTAGTTTTGCTCCTTGTGAgctgtctgttttttctttatggttcttagctgttcttttgcagagctgtcAGCTTAAgacatgctgggatcaagaaaaatgggccttggtggttcgtgttcctggagttgtgaacataccagtggatgcccacacgctccagaagagaatttgacattgctgctgctgttgtttctgTTACAGCAGTGGCagccaccactgctactgtttctggaattaccatttcataattggttactacagctagcacagtggagaccctggcaacaaaagtagctacaacagttagttaatctttcattctattgggcatgataaatttaattcaatagttatatacatttcgattgactttgaaaattataaatttataaactcaatttccatttgcttttgggataccatcttataaggactccaatttgcagtaaagctcattaaggaagggaatggctcagttgcctttagcctactggctatgggtgggttaggacttctgttggtcttttctgtgtcgaacacacagattgcaagcccagcgccactttgagatctttggcagcagttaactgcagctcacacacgattgagcctgtatgataatgagtattcagagatgggtaatacctgggggctgctcaccaacctaagacagaatgcctgtgtggcctgggcaggcgtctccatgatgggtaaggtgacctgttGACATCCTATGAAACCTAAGTCTGAAgctcattttttattaaaagggggacctgtagggtcctggcccccattttgggtaactaaTGACTTGCTTACTGActttgaccttgatgtcctctctgtactaattccctgccaggttccaccctcctgaatgcttaagggaagttccttgtctgtgtatcctgcatattgggcattaacagcttagatgtaagcctgtatttaagacctgctccctccttcaataaatgacatttggcattaaaaagaaaagaaaagaaaaagaaaactgctcaAAAGCAGAAATTTAGTTTTTACCAACAGCAtttcactgggtatacaaatcaCACTTTAGGGTAGGCCTGGCAAATGAACTCAGTtgtattttttgttcttttgcttAGTTTTAGGTCTCTTAATGCTTCATGTGGGTCACTATTTAGCACATTTGTCCTTGTTTATAtcatttccaattttgtggatttatattttttatgtgtacataCGTCTTTGCATATATATGAGCTTctcatgctttttatttcttttttttgtctgttttattttggtttgtttgttcatttctctgttttctaaaaagaaagtgTGGAGTTAGATATGTGCAGAGGTAagaacatgcctataaaggtacaagaagcttacagaacaaatCGATTGGACCAGAAGAGAAAGTTCCCTTGACACCTAATAATcacacactaaacacacagaacaagaaaagaatattaaaagcacaaaagaaaaaggccaagtaacatacaaaggcagaccaAGTAGAATTACACCCTATCAATAATTCCTACTGTAGAAGCTGTCACTTCTAATGTCTCCACTTCCAGACATGCTCACAAAAATGTTATTGACAATCAGGAAATGTTTATAATCTGAGAAGCTCAGATAATCTATAAATGAAACAGATGTACTTGCAATGGAGATGAAGGTGAATGAATCACAAATGGTCAGTGAATTTGTGAAGCTCTAGAAAGTAAATGTTTTAGCCAATCTACTCACTGTTGTAACCACTCAGTTGCTGTTTCAATGTGAAAACACAATGGACAGACAAACTGTGAATGAGTGAGCATGGCTGCTTTCCAGTTCCTTACAGAGACAAATGGCAGGACAGAGTTTTTCAACTGAGGAATATAATCAGTCAACCCTTGGGAAACAGCAGTTGTATGGAcatttaattattatataatGAATTAGTCCCCTATTGTGTGACCTTTAGGAGGGTTCCATTTTACTTTTGAAAGCATTGTTTTAATGAAAGCAATGATTTATGCATGTATATTACATTATAGACGTGTAAATATTTTGATAGAATTAATTGCTGCAAATATTATTGTGATATAAATTGCAAATATATTTCTCTAGTTTGTCATTTATCTTTTGGCTCTGATCatttttatgtgaaatatttgttttatattgaatAATTGAAtgcattatattttttaaattatcaagaTATTATAGAAATgtcataatttaataataatatttgttCATCTTGCCTTTTACAACTTAATCTATCAGATCTTCAAATTTAATTCTTttatcaacttcatatggaacaGATGAGCTGGAAATGTTTGTATCATGCTCTCTAAACAAAGGATGAAAACAGTTGCTTTAAACTTTCAACTTTGAGAAATGATCCAAATAATTCTGGAATGTGTAAGAGAAGTTTATATTTCATGACATTAGCACAAGCGTTTGATAAATAAAGTGTTCATTTTAGTCACACTGGCTGACGTTTCTGAACATTTAAACTTCTCCAAGTCAGTGCTATATTAATCTGAATTTAGCCATGAATTTCTGCTGTGGTAATTTTGGGTTTCCTCAGAACTTCTCTGTAATTGGTGGAGATCTGATAAAGACACAGCTGTGAAAAGCCTCATGCAGAGTCTCCCTGTGTGAGGGCAGTAGCTGCACACACAGCTGCAGTTTAGGGCCAGGCTGCAGGCTTGCTGGGAGCACTGTGCATCAGCAGCACAGAGATAGGTGCCTGAGTCCTCCAGCTGGGCATCCCTGATGTGTAGGGTGCTGTAGCGCTCCTTGGAGTTGAATGTTGACTTTAACCTCCCATTCTCCTTTGTTCCTGGAGTCAGGTAAAAAAGATTGATGAGGCTGCCCCTGGGATTCTGTCGGAACCACTGCACAGTTGTCAGGGTTTCAGAAAAACTGCATCTCAGGGCAGAACTGGTTCCCTCATGGAGACTCAGGGCTGGAGGACTCTGCTCCACCTCAACTCCTCTCACCCctgttgggaaacaaaagcaaaccagaaTCAGTGAGGGGTTTTCAACAACACCTGTCTAATGTCCCAGGAGACACCATGAGGATGACTGCACAGGAACTTTGGGTTGGCTCATCGCCCTCCATCACTGACATTTCTGGAGAATCCCTAAAGCAACTTAGATGAGAACAACTCACAGCAAATCTGCACCCACAGAATCCCCAGCACAGCTCCCAGTTTCCTCTCCATGGCCCCTGTCCAATTGCTGGGGTgtcttctctccagctctgaggggTAGTGTCAATTCTTATGCCCAGACACACTTGTGCTTACATACAAAAGTTTCTTTCCAAATTGCTGAATGTTCTCTTTCATCTGAACAAGAAACTCCACCCACCTTTACCTCAAGACTCTGCATAATAACTGCTCCAAAGCTATGGAGAACAATATGCAGACCCCAGAACACTATATTTCTAAGGTAACATTTCATATAAGGGGAGTTTGGGGAAAAATGTGTGAGGGGGGAAGTTCATAAACGCAGAACACTGGTGTGAAAACTGATGGCTCCAGTGGGTTAGAAGAGCGTTGCAGAATCCTAGCAAGATTTGttagcctttttttaaaaaagaatttcatacaatatattctaatcacGATCTCCCATGTCCAAACTCCTCCCAGAATAACCCCAAATCCACAAGTGTTAGTAGAATGAAGATCATGTCAGAAGTGTCGGATTTACAAGTGCATCTAGAAGATGGAAGCAGTTAGTCATATTGAAGTTGAGTTTGAAGgaagcacataaaaaataaagacaggtaATTACTGCTGGCTTTCAGCTTACTGTAGTGGTTTGCAGAGCCCAGCATGGATGAAATTTAGGGGGACCATGTTGCTTGGAGCTCTGCAGCTCTCTTGTCAGTGGTGGAATGCAGGAGGATTCTCTGCTTCTCTATGTTGATAGAATACAATTTTCTTAGTTGGAGAACATCAGAAACACACTTGAGTTATAAATATCATAACCCtaataaagaataatgaaaaattaGCTAGGTGACGACTCAGTGTTTAAAATTCCTTGGCACACCAcaggaagtcctgagttcagattTCCAGAACTCATGTGAGACTGGACGTGGCAGCATATGTCAATAGTCCTATTTCTTCTCGAGCAGCTGTTCTCATCCTATTGCTTGTGACCCCTTCAAGTTccaaatgacccttttacaggggtctcCTAAGGCCATCAGaattatcagatatttacactgcaAATCATAAAAgtacaaaaattacagttatgaagtggcaatgaaaataattttgtggttgatgGTCACTACAACAccaggaactctattaaaggtcCATAGcatcaggaagattgagaaccactgttctagagcaAGAGTTGATCCAATTTGTTCTGTCCGTACACTCCTTGGTGTGGGCCTATCCACTCGAATGTGGTTGACCTATGAACAGCCAATTCCATAATGAAAACTGAGCTGGTTGTGGtcatacacacttttaatcccagcactcaggaggcagaggcaggtggatctctataaattctaggccagacagggctgcacagtgaaggCCTGTctcagaaatgaagaaaggaaggaaagaaggaaggaagtaatgaaagaaggaagagagagagagagagagagagagagagagagagagagagagagagagagagaaagagaagggagggagggaggaaggaaggaaggaagggagggaggaaggaaggaaggaaaaaaggaaggaaggaaggaagagaaaattgaCCACCCCCTTTACCCCAGAAGCCATagtccagaaaagaaagtctcagaATCTCCTTTAGTTTTGATAAGTGGTTTTACCATGTACACAATCATTAGTGGACAGTAtttttctcttctatctctttaGACATTACATCTTGCCAACTTCAGGCTGATACAGTTTCAGATGAGAAATTATTGATCTTGCTAAAGAAACCTTGTTGACCACTCTTTTGAGCAGTTTTCTAGACTCTTGTCTTTTCTTCAGCAATGACATTCCACAGATGCTCAATGCCGGTTTCATTGCCACTGTCCTCTTGGTTCACACTGAGCTTTTTGGACATGTGCCTTTTTGTCTTCCATCAAGTTTGGAAAGATTTGTAGTCACTGTTTCTTCACCTATTCCTCCTTGCCTCCAGTCTTTCTTCTAGAATATTAATATTGATGTCTCTATTTGAGAAAATGTTCTCTGGGTCTCTTAAattctgttcattttcttcttgtgttttttttttcttccttatcagACTGGGTCATGTCAATTGACCTTCAATTTTTAGAACTGTTTATCTTGTGTGATAAAATATGTTATTAAATCCTTCTAGTGCATTTTTAAGTCACTTCCTCCACAAACAGATTTCAATTCCTCTGTAGAGTCCTGGGTTACATGAAATACAGGCAAGCCCTTTAGGTCACTCCTTCAGGGAGGCATCTGTCAGGCCAAAGCAATCCAGCACTGCTCTTTGATAATAAGGTCCACTTTGTTTCTACCAACACCAAAACACTGCACATGTCCAATGCTACTATTTAAGGGCtgtctgaggcaagaggatgagggagggtgtatggggagagacagctaagtTAAATCCTATTTGTGAAGTATTATAGAGACTCAATACAGTAGaaatttccttaaaatatatagatatatgaaggtgatctaggGAGAAATTGACAAACAAtggcgcgggggggggggagtcccaactggccatctcttgtcatcagGTGAAGCTTTCAGTACTGTGATAGGgttacatctatgttcatcaaTGCTcaattcacaatagctagaaaatggaTTCAAAATGGATGTTCCTCAACAACTATGGATAAGAAAAAtaagggataggtaggtaggtaggtagatagatagatagattgattgattgatagatagagagatagatatagacagatagCAGATGATAGGTGATAGAGAGTTTGAATGAATTTACTCCACTTGGAGGTATAATGTTCTCCCCAAGAGTCACAAACTATCTAACAAAGCCCCA is a window from the Peromyscus eremicus chromosome 9, PerEre_H2_v1, whole genome shotgun sequence genome containing:
- the LOC131918989 gene encoding uncharacterized protein LOC131918989 encodes the protein MKTHAPTLFMFLWLQLDGMIQGEQVEQHPSTLKVQEGANTVINCTYGDSTLYYFPWYKQGPREHPQLIIDIRSPVERKQEKRLIVLQDKKTKHFSLHITDTRPGDSALYFCAASAHCSTCTCSLSSNLPRGLEPSPHPVSQASSAACVNWRSKGDSVTQTEGLVTVTEGLPVMMNCTYQTTDSAPFLLWYVQYPNKAPQLLLKSFTDNKRTENQGFQATLHKSSSSFHLQKSSVQLADSALYYCALRDTVRGTAGEAAHKPRVQEAEGSGL